The following DNA comes from Oceanococcus atlanticus.
GTCAATTCCTCACAGGGCGGTGGCAGCAAGGACACCTGGATTGTTGATGCCCAGGCCCTGGGCGAAGCCGGAGACCGCGCATGATGCTGTCGCGCATTGCCGAACGCTTCTACTGGTTCGGACGCTACCTGGAACGCGCCGAGAACACGGCCCGCCTGCTGCTGAGCTACTCCGATATGGTGCTCGACCTGCCGCTCAAATCGCGCGTCAGCTGGTATCAGCTGGTCGAGATCACCGGCTCGCAAACGACCTTTGACCAGCATCATCGCAGCGCCGGTGAAACGGTGGTGCTGCGCTATCTGATCGAGCAGGACATCAACCCCGGCTCGATCCACTGCTCGCTCAAGTTCGCGCGCGAAAACCTGCGCACCATCCGCGATCGTGTGCCGCGCGAAATGATCGAGAGCATGAACGAGCTGTGGGCTTATTTCGGCAGCGAGAGCGCCGGATCGGTGCGCCGCAGCGCCGCGCGCATGCGCTTTCTGCGCGGCCTGATAGACCGCTGCCAGACCGTGCGTGGCCACGTCCGCGGCAGCATGTGTCGTAATGATGCGTTCTATTTTCTGGCCATCGGGCGCATGCTCGAACGCACCGACATGACCACCCGCATCATGGACGTGCGGGTCGACGACCTGCTGCCCGACGAGGTGGACAATCTGCCCGCCTTCGATGCACTGCAATGGATGAGCGTGCTGCGCTCGCTGTCGGCCTACCAGATGTACCAGCGTGAGATGCATGGCCAGGTCAAGGCCAGCGCGGTGATCGAATTCCTGTTTCTGAACGAGACCTTTCCGCGCTCGGTGCACTACGCACTGGATTCGGCCCGCGCCTGCGCCCAACGCCTGCCTCGCAACACGCCGGTCATCGAGGCGCTGGATCAATTGCTGGCGCATGTCGGCGAATTCAAGGCCAAGCTGCTGGCCAGCGATCCCACCACCCTGCGCGAAACCATCGATGACATTCAGGCGGAAATCAGCGATATCGACCGCCTGTTAAGTCATAATTACTTTTTGCACGACGCCGCGCAGAGTCAGCAGCAGTAATTCGGGGTTGCCACCTTTGGGTCCACTTTTTGATCGCTACACGCGGGCCTCGAGCCGCTTCGACGAACTGACCGGTGACGACGGCCAGTTGCGACCGCACTGGCAGTATCTGGCCAGCGCCCTGGCCGAGCTGGAGCGCAGCGATCTGGCCGAACGCC
Coding sequences within:
- a CDS encoding alpha-E domain-containing protein, translating into MMLSRIAERFYWFGRYLERAENTARLLLSYSDMVLDLPLKSRVSWYQLVEITGSQTTFDQHHRSAGETVVLRYLIEQDINPGSIHCSLKFARENLRTIRDRVPREMIESMNELWAYFGSESAGSVRRSAARMRFLRGLIDRCQTVRGHVRGSMCRNDAFYFLAIGRMLERTDMTTRIMDVRVDDLLPDEVDNLPAFDALQWMSVLRSLSAYQMYQREMHGQVKASAVIEFLFLNETFPRSVHYALDSARACAQRLPRNTPVIEALDQLLAHVGEFKAKLLASDPTTLRETIDDIQAEISDIDRLLSHNYFLHDAAQSQQQ